The genome window AGTACGATATACGTGATAGCCGTACTTCATTGAGACCGAATCCACCCGAAATTGCCTGCCCTGGTTCGGTCTGGCGTCGATGCTTGCTCATCACTTGCGGTGTCTTTCAGCTGGTGGAGGCCGACCGGCCATCTGGCCCAGAACGCGCCGGCTATATCATGACTTGGTCCTCGAGACGCTCCCTCTTGTCAACACCTCCCGCGGCTACATCACCCTCTGCGTCAGCTCCAACACCGTCTCCAACTCTCCTCACACccctcaccatcctctCACCATGCACATCGCCTACCTTGGACTGGGCAACATGGGCACCGAGATCTCCTCGCGCCTGGCAACCTTCTCAAAGGCCAACAACCACATGCTGACAGTCTGGAACCGCAGCCAGGACAAGTATGGTTATCTTCGCGCCAAGATTGATGCCACTTTCGCCAAAGACCtggaggagatcaaggGCGCCGATGTCGTCTTCTTGATGGTGTTGAACGACAAGGCGAGCGCGGATGTGCTGGGCCGGGTTCTGGAGGTGTGTCCGACTGCGATTGTGGTCGACCAGAGTAGTGTGAATCCCAAGACGAGCAGTAAGTCAAAAGCAGCAAGAGGAGAGGTGGCTAATGACAGTCGCGAATGAGaaggccgccgctgccacGGGGGCGCGATACCTCGCCGCACCTGTTTTCGGGCGTCCCGACGCAGCCGCGGCGGGCAAACTCATCCAAGTCGTGAGCGGGGACAAGGAGGCGCAGGAGACTGTTCGGCCACTGTTTGACGTGTCGGCGCGTGCAGTCGTTAACACCGGAGAAGAGGTGTACAAGGGTGAGTGCTACTTGGGGAGGACAGTGGGTGTGAGAGTGAATGCTTCCTGGGCTTCTGGCTCGTCATCTCACCGAGTTATCAGTCAcccgctgaccccagctaCCACCGTCAAGCTCATGGGCAACGCCATGATCCTCGGCATGATGGAGATGCTTGCAGAGGTGTATGCGCTCGGTGACGCAACTGGCATCGAACCGGACGTGTTTCAGCAGTTTGTGGAGATGTTCTTCCCAACCCCCAGTTACCAGGTGTACGGGCGCAAGATTGGGCAGGGGAGCTTTAGTGCGGCCGGCGGGTTCCggctcgagggcggcctGAAGGGTGAGTCGCGAGTCGCGGCATGACTtggctgacaccagacgcAAACAACATCCTCTCTGTCGGCGCAGATCTCGGCCACCCCGTCCCTCTACCCACCATTGAGCTCGCAAAGAAGCATATGCTCCGTGCGGTCGAGATGGGCGGGCAGGACCAGGATTGGAGCTCGCTCAGCGCGGCTGTgcgggaggaggccaacctcgagcCGTACTTGAGTGAGTCGTTGGGTCGGGTGGCTAGCTGACGtgaagagaaggaggagaagtAGGCGGTACGGATGGATCTGCAGAGCTGCAGAAGTTGCTGATTCAGGTCACCTGAATGTACAGCGGCGCGGGGCTGGTGTTTGGTGTGGACGGGCGGCGAAAGCCCAGATAGCACCTGATACACCTGTCACACCACATCAGATACGCATGCCTGCTGCGTGTCCGTTAGTGTTCCTGTTACAGACTCCTGTCCTCTCAAGTTATTCCGCGCCTGGTTTTTGTTTGTCTTGGCTTATATCTGCTTCTCTGGGATCCACATTCCTCCTCATTTCCATGATAAAACGCAGGACCGCACGGGGGCGGGAAGCCGTAAGCCGCGCCGGGGGGGTTTGTTTTTCCGCTGTTGTCTTGTGCGTGAccacccctcccactccctcccATCCTGAATCTTTCGGGCTCGGGATCTCCCCAGTTTCATCCTCAAAATTGGAACCAAACATTACTGAACGCAACTACTTGTGGCCAAATCTTGCATTCTTGGCATCTTGAGGTCTTTGACTCGTGCCTGTGTACACCGAGGAGTGCCGTAAACTTTGCAGGTGATATTACGCGCAATACGAGGCACGCCGTAACTTCGCAACCCGCCTTTCGTCGTAGCTCACGTCGCTCACGTCACCAGCGAAACTAACCCTTATGCTGGGATCCAGGTGGGGAACCGCGCCTGGAACCGCGCCCGGAACCGCGCCCGGATTCACACCGCAATGTATGGGGCTGGTAGCTCACGCAGCACGATGCTCATTCTCAAGCTCAGATGGCAAGTGGAGCTGTCATTTCAATGAATTGAATCCTCTTTCGCCTCATCAGCTCTTCACATCATACTCCATGTTCCGCGCAACATTGTTGCTGCTGGCTGCGAGCGCCCTGGCGCTGCCTGCGCCAgtgccctcgccatcgccatcacTTTCCCTCACGGTCAATGTGTTGGCTGAACAGGAAGTCCTCCGTCCTGATCCCACGACGACCACTACACGCCGAAAAAAGAAGACTTCCACAGCCCCCTCCGAGAGTGCCACCGACACTTCACCCACTTCGCCATCTCCCGTTCCCTCAGAAGTGTTCACCTCCCCCGTCCCCTCAGAAGCATctcccgcctcggccgccccACCTGGTCCCACGTTCACACCTAACCCCAATCCCTTCATCGACCCCGCTACTCCGACAAACGGtacctcgtcctcgtccaaTTTCACCGCCACTGTTCAGCCCCAGAGCATTGTCAGCACGAGCGGGACCCCCGGCCTCGTTGTCGTCACTGAAGTCCTGACGGTCACAGCCAACCCGAACGGGCAGGATAATGGGGCAAAGGTGTACTTTCCCAGTGCGCTGAACTACTGTGAGTCGTATATGTGCCCATCTGGGGTCCACGGGCAGCCTCTCGCCTACGGGCCCACTCTCGTGGCATCTGCGCTAATCCCAGGGGTCATGCACGCACTTTCTGTCATTGAGTGGGCGCCGGCCCTCCCTGTCCCCGTCGATATTCGGTTGACAAGTCCCGACACAGACCTGCTGGTATACGACTACCTCCTCAGTTCAAATGTGCCAGCGGGGTTTAGCAGTCTGGCGCTCAGCGTCATGGAGCCGTGAGTATCTCGGGAGGCGAGGGAAGATCAATGAGAGCAACCGAACCCACTACTGACTCCAGCGCACATCCCGCCAAAGGATACCAGCTTCTTGTGGCAGACCATGAGAACGGCACGAGTACGTCCCCATCATACACAATGGCTTACCCAGTCTACTCTACATCGGAAATGTTCGAGATCAAGAAAGCCGGGACCAGTGTGCTTGTTCCTGCCGGCTATGCCGCCGCAACACAGAGCGGCGGAATCATCGCGCAGGCCTCGGGTGCGAGCATGATGTGGTCAACCGCAACTGCAACTGCCATCGTtgcgctcgctctcgggGCGCTGTGGCTCTAAGCCATCAAAAAAACAACCAAAACTGCCACATAGACGGACACTTGGACTCTTGTCATAGACTGTAACCATCACTGTACTGTATCTGTATAGACCACATCGCAATTTTCGCGTTGCTCTGTGTGCCATTTGTGCCAGGGCGGCAATGTTCATGTTCATTAACGTGTGCTTGGTCCTGGCGACGGTTACGTGAGAGATGGCCGGTACCAGCGGAGTGCTCAGTACAAAGTAGAGAGCAAGGCCAAAACTGCGGCAGGCACCAGAGTCCATCCCACATACCCGTGCAAGCCGCTGACAAGCCACGGTCTGTGGGGCGGGCCGGCTCGGTTGAGTACTCTACAAGCCACTGCTGGTTGTTGAGCGATACACATGCAGTACCGTATGTTGCGCGATTTGCATGTAGTTGCCGTACTGCCGTACTGGCAAGCTGGAAAGGAGAATAGGAGAATGAATAATGTATGTCGAGTGGGCAGGTTAAGTTGTGGCCTGGCAGGTGACGACAAGTCATCCCAGGGTACAAAAGGGAAAGCAACGCGTGAATACTATTTTGCGCGTCCTTGCTCCCCGTCTTACTTGAAATTACCCTGACTTATTatcccccctcccctcccctcttccccttccttGTTTCCCCTCGCCTCCCCTCGCATAAccttctcttctcttcccACCAACCTCGTCTCCTTTGCTCAACGCTCAACCACTCTCCCTCATCATGCTCTTCGGCACCtttgccctcctcgtcaacgcggcctcggccctcGCGGCCATCAGCGTCACCCAGCCCTCCAAGGACCTGTGGTGTGAGTGGCCAGCTTGGGCcatccttcctcttcaACCGAGTGCTAACAACAGGGGTCAACAACAGCGTCAACACGCTCGCGTGGACTGGCTCGGCGCCGCCCAACGACTTTGTCGTCATGCTCTCGAACCCGGACACCAAGCTTCTCACGACCGACAGCGCGATTGGGTCGATTGGTGAGTACACGAAGCGGCATCTTGAAGGGCGAAGAGAGGCGTGAGATGCTAATTGTGTcctgttgttgttggtggtgaTCACGATGGGAGTGTACGCTGGCTGTGCTGCGTGCTGTGTGTTGCGTGATGCGAGCTGGCGATCGCTTCGTTCGAACCTCCGATGCGCAGTCCGATGCGCAGTCCGTTTGTCGCTGGATCGCTGGGCCATCACTGTACGCTCGGGCGTCTGCGGCTCTGCCGGATCTGCGTGTTACCTTTGGCGCTTCCATCGCGCAGCCGATTGTCCGAGAAGCACACGGCCCTCGCGCAccgtctcctccctctccaccctcaTTAACCTACTCCACCCatccctccttcctcccccgTCTTCATGCGACCTCGCTGACTTTTTCAGCGCAGACCTTCATGTTCTCGCTCACTATCCTGCCAGTAAAGTGGAACGCTGGTACTGGGTACACCATTAAGCTCGTCAACCCACTGAACGGCACTGAGGTGTACGCCCAGTCGGAGCAGTTCGAGATCAAGGCAGAGGGCTCGACCTACGCCACGGCCGGTGTGACCAGCGCTGCGGGCACGCTCGCGCCCACCGGAGCCGACTCCGCAAACGCCACgggctcctcggccgcggccacgacctcgaccaAGTCCGGCGCGATGGCCAACGCTGTccccgccgtcgcggccgtcgccgtcgccggtGCCGCGTACATCCTCGCTTAAGCCTGGACTGACTGCCTCTTGGAGGCTCCTTTCCGCCTCTTGTAAGGCGCTTCTCCGCCTCTTGTAGGGGCTACTATACTTCTTGACACGGACTGTGCTAGGCGTGGCGTAGCGGATGGATGCATAATAGCCGTTGCCGGTGTGTTGTGTGGATGTGGTGTTGGTGTGGCAGTGGGTGAACGCTCGTCAAGGAAGGGATAGTGTGATGAGACGATGGAGGATGGAGTGAGTAGAGATGCGTGCATAGGCCATTCTAAGTGCTAAAGAATCACGTAACCATGGCCTGGGTTCCACAGTCTGCATATACGCAGCTTGGGGATGAGTGGCCTTCCTTACTCACCCCGCgtcgcgcgtgcgcgtATTCCCAACCCGCCCTCGTACGTTTACAGGTATAACTACAGTCTGGGTCATCGACGGCCAACAGCCACAATGTGAGATGTATCACGTGGCTTCGAGGTCCGGAATTGGGAGCTCACATACTCTGCCTGCATTCGTTCTTTCTCTTCCGATTCTACTGCTCTCTTGAGGTCTTCTTCTGCTGTCTACCTTGCGCCCTACTTCATGAGCCGCTCAGCCATGGCCGAGATCATATCCGTGAGCTCTTgcgcctccttgcgcgcgagctcctcatcgtTCTCGATAGTAATAGCCTCAGTAAGAGCCGGGAACTGGTATCAGCCTCTCCACAGGAACACTTACAGTTGTGGCCCCATATCCGAGCCACTTGCCCGGCGCAGTCCCCTTGTGTTTATACCACTCGCGATCCGTAATCCCCTCGGTAGAGATGAAGCCCTTCTCAAAGTCGCGCAACTTGACATTGACGTTGCGGATTTGTTTGAGAATCTTACGAATCTCGGTTCTGCGGCCCCAGCACCATTTGGACAGTGCTTTACGGAGACGTTTGAGCAATTCTTCACGCTCCAAATCTAATTTGGCGCTCGCTCTTTGGAGATGTCCAATAGCCTCGCCTAGCGGCTCCAAGTCAACTCCAGAACCCAAGGCCACCACCCGCTCCCGATAGTATACCAGGTCACGGGCGTATTGCGTCGTATTCAGGGGTAGAATTAGCGCGTCCGCCAGACGCAGCAGAACCAGCCCGATGATTCGCGACCCCTCGGCGTGCCGAGTAAACGTCGTGTCGCCGTACTTCCTCATCCAGGTGTGCGAGTCGTACACGCTGTGGTAGTGGTAGACGGGGTCCCTGGGCCCGCCCTTGAAGCTAAAGTCCGTCGCTGCGACACCGTACCGCTGCAGGAAGGCGGTGTAGTCCGACCCCGAGCCCAGGGGTCGAATCCCGCTCCCCTTGCGTTCGTCAAAGTCGAAAGCGTCTGCGTGGACCGAGGCCGCGCCCCAGGCGCCCCCGTCCACCCTGGCATCCCACACGCTCCGTCCGTCGGGCTTGGTGATCTGCTCCGCTGCACCGCGAAgcaggagggcgagactCGGGCTCGCGGCACCGCCAAAGTTACTCCCCGATGCTGAACTGTCAAAGTTTAGGTACGCGACCGCGTTGGCCTGCAGCCAGTCGCCAAAATCCTCTGCCCATTCGGTACTTCCGATGAGCCCATactcctcggcgtcccaCGATGCGAGGATGATACTCCGCATCGGCCGCCAGCCTTTGCGCAGGAGTGTGCCGAGCCCGCGCACCATGTCGTACTGGCTCGCGGTACCCGAGTTGGggtccgcgccgccaagcACCCACGCGTCGCGGTGGTTGCCCATGATcaccacctcgtccttgatgtGCCCGGGGATGTAGGCCATCGTGTTCCAGATCGGCATGACGCGACGGTTGAcctcgttgacgaggtggatTTCGGTGTCGCTCGGCCCAGTCCAATACTCCACTCCCCAGTGGGTCAGGCCACCGCTGAAGGCGTCGCCTAGGTCGGCAGCAGGAATGCCACGGCCCTTAAGAGCGTTGAGGATGGGGATCACGTCCTCGTACGACATTGGGACGGaagggatggaggggaaGTTtccgccctcgtcgcgcgtTGCGTTCTTGTAAGCTGGCTTGCCGGGCGTCGTCGGGTCGCCGGGATACTTGGAGAGGAACTGAACCGAGCCGCGCTGCACACTCGattgctgctgtcagctgagcGTACCTCTAGTGAGCTGAGGCAAAGGAGTACGGGAGCACGCTATCCAGCATGTCATGCTCCCATCGGGAGGCGACGAGTGGAACTGAGGTCACTCCTCGACCCCGGTGGTGGAGAGCATGGTATGGATGAAGGcgtgatgaggatgagcaCCTCACTGGTGGAGGACACGGTGATGGCAAATACGTCTGCGGTACTGTCACCCACACATGCGTGGGACGACGGTGATCAAGGGCAGCGCGCAGAGTTTGTGGGGGTTCAAACATCAAGCTTCAAGTTTCGGTGCACTCACGACACGCGCGGGGCCATCAGGATACTGCTTGTGGCCGTTCCACTCAGTcatctcgccgtcgtctccAGGATCCGTGAAGATGATGCAGCCGACAGCGCCAGCCTCTTGCGCGGCCTTGACTTTGAGACCGCGGAAGTTGCCGCCGTATTTGACCAGCGCGATCTTACCAGTAAAGTCCACGCCCTTGGACTGGAGGAGGTCAAAGTCGTCCTTCCGCCCATACCCGGCATAGATGTACTGGGCAGTCACGTCGCCGCTCACACTCAGTCCGTGGAAGACGCggacctcgtcggccagcTCCGACCCCGGATCACCCTCAAGGTGCGCCTCCCGCAATTTGGCACGCACAGGCGGGTCAGAGAGGAGAGTCACGCCGGCGTACACGGGAGTGTTCATGACGGGGTAATATGTGTCGATCCACACATACGGATCCTTGGCTTTATGCGAGTCGCGCACGCGAGCCTGCGACGCGGCGCTACCGGCCTCGAAGATGTGCTGGTCGTACCAGCTCGGCTTGAGGCCCAGCTCCCGCTCCCAGTCACCCTTGACCATCTGGGCCGTGACCATGTCCCATCCGCTCCCGCCAGGATGCGCGTTCGCCGTGTAGCGCTGCGACGCGGCTGCACACGAGTCGTTGCTCGGCACTGCGAGGTAGATCTCCTCCGCTTTGTGCGGTGGGATCCTGTGGCGATGGTGGCCCTTGCATGTCGCGAGGTTGAAGCCCTTGATGGCCACACCGTCAATGTATGCCTGGAGACGTTGTTCCTCCGGTGTGAGGTGCGCGACTTGACGCGGGAAAGCCACGTACGCTGCGCAACCCAGAGCGGCCAGAACTGCGAGCCGCACGCCTagcggcgcgcgacggcgagcacgCTGGGTGGATGGCGCAGGCAAGTCAGGGCCCTTGGTGTCTACGGGGTAATAGTCGTGTTCTTTCATTGCGAGTGGGCAATGAGGTAGTTACAAAAGTGAGACTCTTGGAAGCCTTGACCAAAGTGGACGTGCTTTGGTGGTCCCCAATGACATCATCATTCCAGGCTGATCTATTTCAATGCATTAGCCGGAGACTGTTGCATGTGAGCCATCACTctactcgtcctcgaggccccAGAATGAGCCCCTCAACCCCACGCTCCGGAAGTACGACTTGGCCTGCGCGggctcgcggcgcttgtATCCCCGTTCCAGACGACCCTTGTACCAGTCCTTTGCGAAGTGCCACAGCGTATCGGTGCTCATTACGTACCCCTTGCTctttccctccctctcaaGCCAGCCATCGAGACAGACCTCTGAACAGAACAGGTTCTGGTGCCCGCATGTATGCACCACGTCGTCCCATGCATGCGCCATCGGCACGAGGAAGTGTGCGATGGCTGCATCTCCGGGCGATGGCGGTTTTTTGTCGTCGACATCCATCGCTATCGGGCGCAAGCAGCCAGGAcagcgcgtcgcgacgAGTACAGGCGCCTGTTCGGGCaggaggtggggaagggCGAATGAGTCCCAGCAGCATCCGCCCCACCAGAGGACGGAGCGGCCCATCACGCTGAAGCCGAGGGGGACAGAGGCGAAGGGGTGCGCCATGACTACCGCTCCGGGACCTGTGTCGGCGACTGCCGAGTCGGAGGTGTATGCTTCGAGAGATGAAGGGGAGAGAACAAtgtcgcgcgacgcgtGCAGGGCTGCGAACGCGCCACGGACAGTCGAGGCTCCAAGGCCGGTCGAGGCTGCGACTTCGACGATAGTAGGCGCGCAGCCTGTCGTTACGAAGCCATGGTAGATGGCGACGCGGACGGTCTCGATGTCGTCGGCTGAGGGCATCGTTGTGGTGGAGAAGGAATGGTGACAGACTCGAGCGACATCGGTTGGCCGGAATGCCAGTGGCCCACCAGACGCCAGGGTGGAGGGCTCTCTCCCACGGGTGCCTCATTTACACTTTCCCACGGTGTTGTAGGGCTTCTTTGGGTTAGTTGTTTGCCACGTGAGGTCAGGTGGCGTTTTGACGTCTTTGAGAAATGGCTCTTTGTCCTCTTGACTTGttcatcaccatcacaaGAGCAAAGAGGGAAACCGAAGGAGCGcactcgccatcctccaccATTTAGCTCCTCGATACCCTCTCCTTTGCTCCTCCCTTTGTCAAGCACCGCGAGGTTACAGAGGCCCGAGCAATTCGGTAGCCAGCTGATTCGCCCGCCTTTCCTTACGCGAGATGAAACAAGTCATGACAACGTGCATCTAGCCCTAGAGCACATAGCGCTCATTCCGAGCTCGGACCAGCCCAAATCCGCAACTGTCGCTCTCATGCCGCCCATATGCCGGGTTCAGGTGCTACCCAGCCCTGCTCCTtcccttgcccttgccccCATTCCCCGACCACCCTTCCTCATTCGCCCTCTGCAGAGCGCCTCTAGGGCGCTGCATATCCCGCCATATCTGTTCAAATTGCCGCATACTCGGCGGGCCGACGTGCAGATCCTGGAGTGTTCTGGACGGTGACGGGAAGGGGTCCGGAGGCTATCCTTTGTCTTGGTCGGCGGCTGCAGAGGCGTAGAAGGGTGCTGGCTTTGTTTACCCCGCACGGGCCACCGAGGGtccgagaaggaggccgcACGGTGGACTGGTGGCTTTGTCGGGCCAGCGTTGagagggggatgggagggtAGCGGTTGCGCACGGTGGCGGTAGGggtctcgaggaggctggaAGAGTCGGCGGTTGAGAGCAGTGTGGATGGGACAAGACGAGACGAGGCTGAAAGGGGTTTGTTCTGGCGGCGCCTGTCTGGGGTTGGTGTTGAGTGTCAAAGCGTCGCGAGCAAGTGGTGGGAAATAGGCAGAGTGGGCGGTCGGTACCAATGCCGTGAACGCACCTCCCTGATACAAACTTGGGTCTGTCCTCGCTCATGTCGTCCCACAACGCCCGACGCCCAacgcccaccgcctccttcAAGACCTTCGTCCCTTCCGACCCAGCCCCGTTCTAGCCGTCCTGGGAATCCTCGACCCCGTTGGTATCGCTTCTCGGAAGTGTTACAACTTCTGTGTTTCTTCcactctctcctctcctcaacAAACCCACTTGTCGTCGTTCATCGTACATTCCAAGGACCAAATCCCACTAGCTATCTACCACCTAACTCGCCACTCTCTCTTCCACTCCTCTCTCCTTGCACTGCACTCTAATTACACCTTAGCCCTCCCCCAGCATCTGCACCATACATTGGTCTCATCGCGCCCGCCAGCACCTTTGCGCAACGCAGAGATCCACCGGTGTACCACAATCCAGGGACCTTTGGCCTCTGGATCCAAGTTCGCGACGCCTCATTCCCTCTTACCGACTTTTTGGACTTGGTCCTCAACCGGTCCCAGCCcgcgcctccttgagcaccACCCTCGTCTCCTCTGTTGAGGTCGCAAACCCACCCTGACCCGCTACAGTCGCCCATCAAAGTCCTGTCTTCGTCAAGGGTGTcccgccgctcgccgagacTAAAACGTTTGACCCCTACCTATAAGCACTGGCCCCCGAGCCTGTCCATCCCTTCGACCACCTGCGCTTTCATCCGGTCCAGTAGTTGTACAGTGCAGCACCTCTTCTCGAACACGACGACATGGGCTGCACACAATCACACGAGGACtccgaggccaaggctcGTAAGTGAAAGCGTGGGGCGGTAACCGAGACGCGATGGAGATCTGCGCAGCCAAAGGAGGCCAGACtgtggtgggaggtgggaggaggggcgggcAAGGCCGACACCGGCCGGGCGTTTTGGGTTGCGGGCGGTTCCTACTCGGGTGGATCGACGAAACGGACACTGACATGAAGGCAATGCTGAGATTGATGAGCAGCTCAAGCGTGACCGCCAGAACATGGCGCGCGAGATCAAGATGCTGCTGCTCGGTAAGCGGACACGCGGGGCCGATGGTCTGACGCCATAGGTGCTGGAGAGTCGGGCAAGTCGACAGTACTAAAGCAGATGCGGCTCATTTACAACAAGTGAGAGATTGCGCGGAAACCTAGCTGACGATAGGCCGTACGATGCCGAAGAGCGGGACAGCTATCGTGAGATTGTGTACTCGAACACGGTGCAGAGCATGCGggtgctcctcgagggtgTCGTGGCCATGGGCCTCGACATTTCCAGCACCAACCAGTCGCATTACAACCTCATCTTGTCGGCACCCGGACTCATCGAGGGCGATCGCTTTCCCCCATCCCTCGCGAACGCCATCAAGGGGCTGTGGCAGGACGAAGGTGTGCGCGAGGCCTTTTCGCGCCGGAACGAGCTGCAGCTCAACGACTCTGCACCCTAGTGAGTAGCGCGGGTGCTAGATGGCTTGGTCGTGGCTGTAGGCGTGGGCGTGTTTGGTGTGGTGAGGCTGGGCGAGAGATGAGGGAAATGGCGGTCTGAGCGCTGCCAAAGCGCCATTATTGGGTatggacgcgtcgcgcgcgccaccTGGCCACCTGTCACGTCCAGATTGTCGCCAACGCCATGTGCGCGATCGATTCCTGACACCCAGTTACTTTGACGCGATTTCCCGTCTGGCCAACCCGGCCTATGTGCCGACAGACCAGGACATTCTGCGTGCGCGTGTCAAGACGACGGGTATCACCGAGACGCACTTCCAAATCGGCGACCTCAAGTACAAGCTCTTCGATGTCGGAGGACAGCGTTCGGAGCGCCGCAAGTGGCTCGGTGTCTTTGAGAACGTGACGGCGCTCGTGTTCCTCATCGCCATTAGCGAGTACGA of Cutaneotrichosporon cavernicola HIS019 DNA, chromosome: 4 contains these proteins:
- a CDS encoding uncharacterized protein (Alkylmercury lyase), giving the protein MPSADDIETVRVAIYHGFVTTGCAPTIVEVAASTGLGASTVRGAFAALHASRDIVLSPSSLEAYTSDSAVADTGPGAVVMAHPFASVPLGFSVMGRSVLWWGGCCWDSFALPHLLPEQAPVLVATRCPGCLRPIAMDVDDKKPPSPGDAAIAHFLVPMAHAWDDVVHTCGHQNLFCSEVCLDGWLEREGKSKGYVMSTDTLWHFAKDWYKGRLERGYKRREPAQAKSYFRSVGLRGSFWGLEDE
- the VPS70 gene encoding uncharacterized protein (Transferrin receptor-like dimerisation domain), with amino-acid sequence MKEHDYYPVDTKGPDLPAPSTQRARRRAPLGVRLAVLAALGCAAYVAFPRQVAHLTPEEQRLQAYIDGVAIKGFNLATCKGHHRHRIPPHKAEEIYLAVPSNDSCAAASQRYTANAHPGGSGWDMVTAQMVKGDWERELGLKPSWYDQHIFEAGSAASQARVRDSHKAKDPYVWIDTYYPVMNTPVYAGVTLLSDPPVRAKLREAHLEGDPGSELADEVRVFHGLSVSGDVTAQYIYAGYGRKDDFDLLQSKGVDFTGKIALVKYGGNFRGLKVKAAQEAGAVGCIIFTDPGDDGEMTEWNGHKQYPDGPARVQSSVQRGSVQFLSKYPGDPTTPGKPAYKNATRDEGGNFPSIPSVPMSYEDVIPILNALKGRGIPAADLGDAFSGGLTHWGVEYWTGPSDTEIHLVNEVNRRVMPIWNTMAYIPGHIKDEVVIMGNHRDAWVLGGADPNSGTASQYDMVRGLGTLLRKGWRPMRSIILASWDAEEYGLIGSTEWAEDFGDWLQANAVAYLNFDSSASGSNFGGAASPSLALLLRGAAEQITKPDGRSVWDARVDGGAWGAASVHADAFDFDERKGSGIRPLGSGSDYTAFLQRYGVAATDFSFKGGPRDPVYHYHSVYDSHTWMRKYGDTTFTRHAEGSRIIGLVLLRLADALILPLNTTQYARDLVYYRERVVALGSGVDLEPLGEAIGHLQRASAKLDLEREELLKRLRKALSKWCWGRRTEIRKILKQIRNVNVKLRDFEKGFISTEGITDREWYKHKGTAPGKWLGYGATTFPALTEAITIENDEELARKEAQELTDMISAMAERLMK
- the GPA1 gene encoding uncharacterized protein (G protein alpha subunit): MGCTQSHEDSEAKARNAEIDEQLKRDRQNMAREIKMLLLGAGESGKSTVLKQMRLIYNKPYDAEERDSYREIVYSNTVQSMRVLLEGVVAMGLDISSTNQSHYNLILSAPGLIEGDRFPPSLANAIKGLWQDEGVREAFSRRNELQLNDSAPYYFDAISRLANPAYVPTDQDILRARVKTTGITETHFQIGDLKYKLFDVGGQRSERRKWLGVFENVTALVFLIAISEYDQMLYEDETVNRMTEAMTLFESVANSRWFIKTSIILFLNKIDLFRAKLPHSPLAHTFPEYKGGSNYDAACAFLLEKFVALNQNPSKSIYAHYTDATDTRALAFVVSAVHDVIIQVNLRECGLL
- a CDS encoding uncharacterized protein (NAD binding domain of 6-phosphogluconate dehydrogenase), which gives rise to MHIAYLGLGNMGTEISSRLATFSKANNHMLTVWNRSQDKYGYLRAKIDATFAKDLEEIKGADVVFLMVLNDKASADVLGRVLEVCPTAIVVDQSSVNPKTSIANEKAAAATGARYLAAPVFGRPDAAAAGKLIQVVSGDKEAQETVRPLFDVSARAVVNTGEEVYKATTVKLMGNAMILGMMEMLAEVYALGDATGIEPDVFQQFVEMFFPTPSYQVYGRKIGQGSFSAAGGFRLEGGLKDANNILSVGADLGHPVPLPTIELAKKHMLRAVEMGGQDQDWSSLSAAVREEANLEPYLKKEEK